One Granulicella sp. 5B5 DNA window includes the following coding sequences:
- a CDS encoding riboflavin synthase: MFTGLIEATGTIASLTPGEGATRIIIAAPALANRWRTGDSIAVNGTCLTAIPVDDPHQFAADLAAETLERTTLGLLTVGTTVNLELPTPAGSPLGGHVVQGHVDATATLISIAPIHDDLATTDWRLTVELPPQLATQVISQGSITLDGISLTIAKLNGLRIEVAIIPHTYAATNLHTLKPGTRMNIETDVLAKYAAAQHRHAESDWLTEPYLIANGY; this comes from the coding sequence ATGTTCACAGGACTCATCGAAGCCACCGGCACCATTGCATCGCTCACCCCCGGCGAAGGCGCAACCCGCATCATCATCGCAGCCCCTGCGCTCGCCAACCGCTGGCGTACTGGCGACAGCATAGCCGTCAACGGCACGTGTCTCACCGCCATCCCTGTCGACGACCCCCATCAATTCGCAGCCGACCTCGCCGCCGAAACCCTCGAGCGCACCACCCTCGGCTTACTCACCGTCGGCACCACCGTCAACCTGGAGCTCCCCACACCCGCCGGCTCTCCCCTCGGCGGCCACGTCGTGCAGGGTCACGTCGACGCCACCGCAACGCTCATCTCAATCGCCCCAATCCACGACGACTTAGCCACCACCGACTGGCGTCTCACTGTGGAACTCCCCCCACAGCTCGCGACGCAGGTCATCTCACAAGGCTCTATTACACTCGACGGCATCAGCCTCACCATCGCCAAGCTGAACGGCCTCCGCATCGAAGTCGCCATCATTCCGCACACCTACGCGGCCACCAATCTGCACACACTCAAGCCCGGTACCCGCATGAACATCGAAACCGATGTACTCGCCAAGTACGCCGCCGCCCAGCACCGCCATGCCGAAAGCGACTGGCTCACCGAGCCTTACCTGATCGCCAATGGGTACTAG
- the dnaJ gene encoding molecular chaperone DnaJ produces the protein MPTTMKLDYYEVLSVERTATDVEIKSAYRKLAMQFHPDRNPNNPEAEEKFKACSEAYQVLSDPDKRAAYDRYGHAGVSGAGNPFAGGGSPFQQGDLGDIFGDLFGEMFNMGGNRRASRQQRGRDLQFNMKLEFEEAVFGIEREISIRRAEPCDDCHGTGSSSGKQPETCQQCGGRGQIRSQQGFFSVARTCPVCSGTGSVIRTPCTTCKGDTRVLREHKILVKVPAGVEQDTRIRYSGEGEAGRFGGPAGDLYVVLDIKQHKFFERDGDDLHCVIPISFPQAALGAELEIETLEGIETLKVPEGTQSGREFKLRGKGVPHLNAHGKGDLVVEIRVQTPGKLTKQQKDLLKQLSETITVENTPHARGLFSKVKEMFS, from the coding sequence ATGCCCACCACTATGAAGCTTGACTACTACGAAGTCCTCTCCGTCGAACGCACCGCCACTGACGTCGAGATCAAGTCCGCCTACCGCAAACTCGCCATGCAGTTCCACCCCGACCGCAATCCGAACAACCCGGAGGCGGAGGAGAAGTTTAAAGCCTGCAGCGAGGCCTACCAGGTCCTCTCTGACCCCGACAAGCGCGCGGCCTACGACCGCTACGGCCATGCTGGTGTCAGCGGAGCCGGCAACCCCTTTGCAGGCGGCGGCTCGCCCTTTCAGCAAGGCGACCTCGGCGACATCTTCGGCGATCTCTTCGGCGAGATGTTCAACATGGGCGGCAACCGCCGCGCCTCACGCCAACAGCGCGGCCGCGACCTCCAGTTCAACATGAAGCTTGAGTTCGAAGAGGCCGTCTTCGGCATCGAGCGCGAGATCAGCATCCGCCGCGCCGAACCCTGCGACGACTGCCACGGCACTGGCTCCTCCAGCGGCAAACAGCCTGAAACCTGTCAGCAGTGCGGCGGTCGCGGCCAGATCCGCTCACAGCAGGGATTCTTCTCCGTCGCTCGCACCTGCCCTGTCTGCAGTGGCACCGGCTCGGTCATCCGCACACCCTGCACCACCTGCAAAGGCGACACCCGCGTCCTCCGCGAGCACAAGATTCTCGTCAAGGTCCCCGCCGGCGTCGAGCAGGACACCCGCATCCGTTACTCCGGCGAAGGCGAAGCCGGTCGCTTCGGCGGCCCCGCTGGCGATCTCTACGTCGTCCTCGATATCAAGCAGCACAAGTTCTTCGAGCGTGACGGAGACGACCTTCATTGCGTCATTCCTATCAGCTTCCCGCAAGCAGCGCTCGGTGCCGAGCTCGAAATCGAAACCCTCGAAGGCATCGAAACCCTCAAAGTCCCCGAAGGCACTCAGAGCGGCCGCGAGTTCAAGCTCCGGGGTAAAGGCGTCCCCCACCTCAACGCCCACGGCAAAGGCGACCTCGTCGTCGAAATCCGCGTTCAAACACCGGGCAAGCTCACCAAGCAACAGAAAGACCTCCTCAAGCAACTCTCCGAAACCATCACCGTCGAGAACACTCCACACGCTCGCGGCCTCTTCAGCAAAGTCAAGGAGATGTTCAGCTAA
- the ribD gene encoding bifunctional diaminohydroxyphosphoribosylaminopyrimidine deaminase/5-amino-6-(5-phosphoribosylamino)uracil reductase RibD: MPLLPLDEQHLATALGLARTAVGLTSPNPTVGCVLASGETILGQGAHHYDTYDHAEIVALKQAASLGHNIQGATAYVTLEPCSHHGRTGPCSDALIKAGIIRCVIATVDPNPLVSGSGIAKLRAAGIETIILDPASPLALEARTLNDAFTFFIQHKRPFITLKAALSVDGKLAPPPTERTSIAPHWVTGPAARTSVQPLRHAVDAILTGIGTVLADDPSLTDRSGLPRRRPLLRIVLDSELRTPLNSKLITTAADDLLLVCSNEAPLPAEYERLALGAQLLRLHPHEGRLNLNTLLTALAARNIQSILVEAGAAINGALLRADLVDKLVLYYSEREFGLNGVPFAQGYESPYVIQQRLTRTSHETFPNEGTTDIRITGYLHDPWSNV, from the coding sequence ATGCCACTTCTGCCGCTCGACGAACAGCACCTCGCAACCGCACTGGGTCTGGCGCGCACCGCGGTAGGCCTCACCTCTCCGAACCCAACCGTAGGCTGTGTCCTCGCCAGCGGCGAAACCATCCTCGGCCAGGGCGCGCATCACTACGACACCTACGACCACGCCGAGATCGTCGCACTTAAACAAGCCGCATCACTCGGCCACAACATCCAGGGCGCAACCGCCTACGTCACCCTCGAACCCTGCTCACACCACGGCCGCACCGGCCCCTGCTCCGACGCCCTCATCAAGGCAGGAATAATCCGCTGCGTCATCGCAACCGTAGACCCCAACCCACTCGTCAGCGGCAGCGGCATCGCCAAACTCCGCGCCGCAGGCATCGAGACGATCATCCTCGATCCCGCCTCGCCGCTCGCTCTCGAAGCCCGCACCCTCAACGACGCCTTCACCTTCTTCATCCAGCACAAGCGCCCCTTCATCACCCTCAAAGCCGCGCTCTCGGTCGACGGCAAGCTCGCGCCACCGCCAACGGAACGCACCTCCATCGCACCGCACTGGGTCACCGGCCCAGCCGCTCGTACCAGCGTCCAACCTCTCCGCCATGCCGTCGACGCCATCCTCACCGGCATCGGCACCGTGCTCGCCGACGACCCCTCACTCACCGACCGCTCCGGCCTCCCCCGCCGCCGCCCGCTACTCCGCATCGTCCTCGACAGCGAGCTCCGCACCCCGCTCAACAGCAAACTCATCACCACAGCAGCCGACGACCTCCTCCTCGTTTGCTCCAACGAAGCACCTCTCCCCGCCGAGTACGAACGCCTCGCCCTCGGCGCGCAACTCCTCCGCCTCCATCCGCACGAAGGCCGCCTCAACCTGAACACTCTGCTGACAGCACTCGCAGCCCGCAACATCCAAAGCATCCTCGTCGAGGCCGGGGCGGCCATCAACGGCGCGCTGCTCCGCGCCGACCTGGTCGACAAACTAGTCCTCTACTACTCCGAACGCGAGTTCGGCCTCAACGGAGTCCCCTTCGCCCAGGGCTACGAATCCCCCTACGTCATCCAGCAACGTCTCACCCGCACTTCGCACGAGACGTTCCCCAACGAAGGCACCACCGACATCCGCATCACCGGCTACCTCCACGACCCCTGGTCTAACGTGTAG
- a CDS encoding M1 family metallopeptidase, giving the protein MKSTLRLPLLSLLATASLALAQSPTAKPDTPTSTFDPRITFAPLTLPGPVNAYRSSNGAPGPSYWQNEADYEMHASIDTEKKILTNSEIITYTNNSPDTLTSLWIHLEQNTYREDSRSHNLGSPVGGERRTRPGGAPARERGERGTTNGIEFDSVQIEDAPGHLTKADYVVADTRMQVRLAKPLAPKGGHLRIHIKYHYTIPGVWGGRTSWGKAEHGEIYDMAQWYPRMCVYDDIRGWDTLPYIGSEFYLEYGHFDYYVTVPWNFIVAGSGELMNESDVLTKTEIARLEQARHSDATVYIRKPDETTDPASRPKQSGTLTWHFHMDHTRDVVFSASPTFVWDAARMNVKREGLPNQLAPGKVQLAMSVYPVESVGDDAWTKSTEYVKDTVENMSKRWYPYPYPNAISVAGFSTGMEYPGVVFDGIHDNGSFLFWVTAHEIGHDWFPMIVGSNERRYAFMDEGFNTFIDIFESEDYAHGKYGPKRDSEYSAGGEPPDTILKVLDNPIAPPILTRADGFPGNLGHPVQYFKGAYGNVLLREQILGPERFDWAFRKYIRDWAFKHPRPSDFFREMESEGGEDLSYFWRGWYMNNWTLDLAVENAKYVGDDPTKGVIVTVANLRPLVLPATLQVNYKDGTNERIRIPVEAWLSKGVANFTFHGDKPVTTVVIDPDHVLPDDNRTNNTFTLP; this is encoded by the coding sequence ATGAAGTCCACACTTCGTCTGCCTCTGCTGTCCCTGCTCGCCACAGCGTCGCTCGCACTCGCGCAGTCCCCTACCGCCAAGCCCGACACCCCCACAAGCACATTCGACCCCCGCATCACCTTCGCACCACTCACACTACCCGGCCCTGTCAACGCCTACCGCTCCTCCAACGGAGCACCCGGCCCCTCCTACTGGCAGAATGAAGCCGACTACGAGATGCACGCCAGCATCGATACCGAGAAAAAGATCCTCACCAACTCCGAGATCATCACCTACACCAACAACTCCCCGGACACCCTCACCTCGCTCTGGATTCACCTCGAGCAGAACACCTACCGCGAGGACTCCCGCTCCCACAACCTCGGCTCGCCCGTCGGCGGCGAGCGCCGCACCCGTCCCGGCGGCGCCCCAGCCCGTGAGCGCGGCGAGCGCGGCACCACCAACGGCATCGAGTTCGACTCCGTCCAGATCGAAGACGCTCCCGGCCACCTCACCAAGGCCGACTACGTCGTAGCCGACACCCGCATGCAGGTCCGCCTCGCCAAACCCCTCGCACCCAAGGGCGGCCATCTCCGCATCCACATCAAGTACCACTACACCATCCCCGGCGTCTGGGGCGGCCGCACCTCCTGGGGCAAAGCCGAGCACGGCGAGATCTACGACATGGCCCAGTGGTACCCCCGCATGTGCGTCTACGACGACATCCGCGGCTGGGACACGCTTCCCTACATCGGCTCCGAGTTCTACCTCGAGTACGGCCACTTCGACTACTACGTCACCGTCCCCTGGAACTTCATCGTCGCCGGCTCCGGCGAGCTCATGAATGAATCCGACGTCCTCACCAAAACCGAGATCGCCCGCCTTGAGCAGGCCCGCCACTCCGACGCCACCGTCTACATCCGCAAGCCCGACGAGACCACCGACCCCGCCAGCCGCCCCAAGCAATCCGGCACCCTCACCTGGCACTTCCACATGGACCACACCCGCGACGTCGTCTTCTCCGCCTCGCCCACCTTCGTCTGGGACGCGGCCCGAATGAACGTCAAGCGTGAGGGCTTACCGAACCAGCTAGCCCCCGGCAAAGTCCAGCTAGCCATGTCCGTCTACCCGGTCGAAAGCGTCGGCGATGACGCCTGGACCAAGTCCACCGAGTACGTCAAAGACACCGTCGAAAACATGTCGAAGCGCTGGTACCCCTACCCGTACCCCAATGCCATCTCCGTCGCTGGCTTCTCCACCGGCATGGAGTACCCCGGCGTCGTCTTCGACGGCATCCACGACAACGGCAGCTTCCTCTTCTGGGTCACCGCCCACGAGATCGGCCACGACTGGTTCCCGATGATCGTCGGCTCCAACGAGCGCCGCTACGCCTTCATGGACGAGGGCTTCAACACCTTCATCGACATCTTCGAGTCCGAGGACTACGCCCACGGCAAGTACGGTCCCAAGCGCGACAGCGAGTACTCAGCCGGCGGCGAACCGCCCGACACCATCCTCAAGGTCCTCGACAACCCCATCGCCCCGCCCATCCTCACCCGCGCCGACGGCTTCCCCGGCAACCTCGGCCATCCCGTCCAGTACTTCAAGGGCGCCTACGGCAACGTCCTCCTCCGCGAGCAGATCCTCGGCCCCGAGCGCTTCGACTGGGCCTTCCGCAAGTACATCCGCGACTGGGCCTTCAAACACCCCCGCCCCTCCGACTTCTTCCGCGAGATGGAGAGCGAAGGCGGCGAGGACCTCAGCTACTTCTGGCGCGGCTGGTACATGAACAACTGGACCCTTGACCTCGCTGTCGAGAATGCCAAGTACGTCGGTGACGATCCCACCAAGGGCGTCATTGTCACGGTCGCCAACCTCCGCCCGCTCGTCCTGCCCGCCACCCTCCAGGTCAACTACAAGGACGGCACCAACGAGCGCATCCGCATCCCTGTCGAAGCCTGGCTCTCCAAGGGCGTGGCCAACTTCACCTTCCACGGCGACAAACCCGTCACCACCGTCGTCATCGACCCCGACCACGTCCTCCCCGACGACAACCGCACCAATAACACCTTCACCCTGCCGTAG
- the ftsY gene encoding signal recognition particle-docking protein FtsY, producing MAFSLFGKRETPETPEPEQQPRGLFDRMKQAVTRTRESLASSISSVVALTREVDEASLDDLEFALLASDIGSSTTQQIIANLRDLALRKGISDGAELKRHLKAEILSILRAVDAAKPVIHPSTSPEVIMMVGVNGAGKTTTSGKLAAQFHRDGNTVLLCAADTFRAAAIEQLEVWADRSGVDLIKTKQGGDPSAALYDALAAAKARSTNILLVDTAGRLHTKSDLMKELDKMRRTAEKLIPGAPHQTLLVIDATTGQNGLQQARLFTEAAHVTGIVLTKLDGSAKGGIVVAIAHDLGLPVRYCGVGEKLEDIIPFDANAFVDSLLD from the coding sequence ATGGCTTTCTCTCTCTTCGGCAAGCGCGAAACCCCGGAAACTCCGGAACCCGAGCAGCAGCCCCGCGGCCTCTTCGACCGCATGAAGCAGGCGGTCACCCGCACCCGCGAATCGCTCGCCAGCTCCATCTCCTCCGTCGTCGCCCTCACCCGCGAGGTCGACGAGGCCTCGCTCGACGACCTCGAGTTCGCCCTCCTCGCCTCCGACATCGGCTCCTCCACCACGCAGCAGATCATCGCCAACCTCCGCGACCTCGCCCTCCGCAAGGGCATCTCCGACGGCGCCGAGCTCAAGCGCCACCTCAAAGCCGAGATCCTCTCGATTCTGCGCGCGGTGGATGCAGCAAAACCGGTCATCCACCCATCCACCTCACCCGAAGTCATCATGATGGTCGGCGTCAACGGTGCCGGCAAGACCACCACCAGCGGCAAGCTCGCCGCCCAGTTCCACCGTGACGGCAACACCGTCCTGCTCTGCGCCGCTGACACCTTCCGCGCCGCCGCCATAGAGCAGCTTGAAGTCTGGGCCGACCGCTCCGGCGTCGACCTCATCAAGACCAAGCAGGGTGGCGATCCCTCAGCAGCCCTCTACGACGCCCTCGCCGCCGCCAAGGCCCGCAGCACCAACATCCTCCTCGTCGACACCGCCGGACGCCTCCACACCAAGTCCGACCTGATGAAGGAGCTCGACAAGATGCGCCGCACCGCCGAAAAACTCATCCCCGGCGCCCCGCACCAGACGCTCCTCGTCATCGACGCTACGACTGGCCAAAACGGATTACAGCAGGCCCGCCTCTTCACCGAGGCCGCCCACGTCACCGGCATCGTCCTCACCAAGCTCGACGGCTCCGCCAAGGGCGGAATCGTCGTCGCCATCGCCCACGACCTCGGCCTCCCGGTTCGGTACTGTGGCGTCGGCGAAAAGCTCGAAGACATCATCCCCTTTGATGCCAACGCCTTCGTCGATTCGCTCCTCGACTGA
- a CDS encoding tetratricopeptide repeat protein produces MLNEILQQNPGDAFARYGLAMAYVAEGKREEALKEFAETIERSPEYVPAYQMSAQELLKAGRVDEAKARLEAGIAVCQRTGNSHAASEMSAMLDEIG; encoded by the coding sequence ATGTTGAACGAGATCCTGCAGCAGAACCCGGGCGATGCCTTTGCGCGCTATGGGCTCGCGATGGCGTATGTAGCCGAAGGCAAGCGAGAAGAGGCGCTGAAGGAGTTTGCCGAGACGATTGAGCGCAGCCCGGAGTATGTGCCTGCGTATCAGATGTCGGCACAGGAATTGCTAAAGGCCGGCCGAGTTGATGAGGCTAAGGCGCGGCTGGAGGCCGGGATTGCGGTGTGTCAGAGGACCGGTAACAGCCATGCAGCCAGCGAGATGAGCGCGATGCTGGATGAGATTGGTTAG
- a CDS encoding Mrp/NBP35 family ATP-binding protein — MAHSHATPPGPQALPGIQHIIAVGSGKGGVGKTTVSVNLAISLAKLGYSVGLIDADIYGPNVPTMLGTTRQPSILDGNMMEPLTAHGVKFISIGLISPGDKPMVMRGPMLHQIIRQFLQQVLWGELDYLIVDLPPGTGDVVISLVQTVPLTGAVVVSTGSSVALQDARKALEMFHQVNVEVIGLVENMSQMTLPDGTVIDVFGAGSTEQTARQYNLPFLGSVDLDPQVREGGDKGLPAALAGDTSARGKEFAAIAAKVVERAEQIAATQENILEIT, encoded by the coding sequence ATGGCACACTCGCACGCAACACCACCCGGCCCACAGGCTCTCCCCGGCATCCAGCACATCATCGCCGTCGGCTCCGGCAAAGGCGGAGTCGGCAAGACCACCGTCTCCGTCAACCTCGCCATCTCACTCGCGAAGCTGGGCTACAGCGTCGGTCTCATCGACGCCGACATCTACGGCCCCAACGTCCCCACCATGCTCGGCACCACGCGTCAGCCCAGCATCCTCGACGGCAATATGATGGAGCCTCTCACCGCGCACGGCGTCAAGTTCATCTCCATCGGCCTCATCTCCCCCGGCGACAAGCCCATGGTCATGCGCGGCCCCATGCTGCACCAGATCATCCGCCAGTTCCTCCAGCAGGTCCTCTGGGGCGAGCTCGACTACCTCATCGTCGATCTCCCCCCAGGCACCGGCGATGTCGTCATCTCGCTCGTCCAGACCGTCCCGCTCACCGGCGCAGTCGTCGTCTCCACCGGCTCATCGGTCGCGCTGCAGGACGCCCGCAAAGCCCTCGAGATGTTCCACCAGGTCAACGTCGAAGTCATCGGCCTCGTCGAGAACATGAGCCAGATGACGCTCCCCGACGGCACCGTCATCGACGTCTTCGGCGCTGGTTCCACCGAACAGACCGCCCGGCAGTACAACCTGCCTTTCCTCGGCTCTGTCGATCTCGACCCGCAGGTCCGCGAAGGTGGCGACAAAGGCCTGCCTGCAGCGCTCGCCGGTGACACATCCGCCCGCGGCAAAGAATTCGCTGCCATCGCCGCCAAAGTCGTCGAACGCGCCGAGCAGATCGCAGCCACGCAGGAGAACATACTCGAGATCACTTAG
- the hrcA gene encoding heat-inducible transcriptional repressor HrcA — protein sequence MARPITTRQREILTAIIDSYITTGEPVSSGALAQTAFAKTFSSATIRNEMAELADAGLLEQPHTSAGRIPSAEAFRLYVATLTGRNTPDAPRTALQSRIDTSFAGIAGESALLERTSHVLAALSSGVGLAIGAAASTDLLEHIHFSRLASQRILAVVVTRSGMVRDRVLALDHDLSSVQLETAANFLNEHFRGWNIDRVRTELARRVEQERSAYRQLSDAVELWSRAIPTDTAQQQAVYIDGVANLISLPQSLLERDRLRQMLAALEEKQRLIELLNAYIDARQDSVRVIFDLDQQDPNMAGLVLIAAPARIGTDNPETALGTVAIIGPQRMHYQSAIDAVGYIARLLQRNATGELPESFTS from the coding sequence ATGGCACGTCCCATCACAACCCGTCAGCGCGAGATCCTCACCGCGATCATCGACAGCTACATCACCACCGGCGAGCCGGTCAGCTCAGGTGCGCTCGCGCAGACGGCCTTCGCCAAGACCTTCAGCTCGGCCACCATTCGCAACGAGATGGCCGAGCTAGCCGACGCCGGCCTCCTTGAGCAGCCGCACACCTCCGCCGGCCGCATCCCCTCTGCCGAAGCCTTTCGCCTCTACGTCGCCACCCTCACCGGCCGCAACACACCCGACGCACCACGCACAGCGCTTCAGTCACGCATTGACACCTCCTTCGCGGGCATCGCCGGCGAGTCCGCTCTCCTCGAACGCACCTCGCATGTCCTCGCCGCTCTCTCCAGCGGCGTCGGCCTCGCCATCGGTGCCGCCGCATCCACCGATCTCCTTGAGCACATCCACTTCAGCCGTCTCGCATCGCAGCGAATCCTCGCCGTGGTTGTCACGCGCAGTGGCATGGTCCGCGATCGCGTCCTCGCACTCGACCACGACCTCTCCTCTGTCCAGCTTGAAACCGCTGCCAACTTCCTCAACGAACACTTCCGCGGCTGGAACATCGACCGCGTCCGCACCGAACTGGCCCGCCGCGTCGAGCAGGAACGTAGCGCCTACCGTCAGCTCTCCGACGCAGTGGAACTTTGGTCCCGCGCCATCCCAACCGACACCGCGCAGCAGCAGGCCGTCTACATTGACGGCGTAGCGAACCTCATCTCTCTTCCCCAGTCGCTCCTCGAACGCGATCGGCTCCGCCAAATGCTCGCCGCCCTCGAGGAAAAACAACGCCTCATCGAGCTACTCAACGCCTACATCGACGCCCGCCAGGACTCCGTCCGCGTCATCTTCGATCTCGACCAGCAGGACCCCAACATGGCGGGCCTCGTCCTCATCGCCGCCCCCGCGCGCATCGGTACGGACAACCCCGAGACCGCCCTCGGCACCGTCGCCATCATCGGCCCCCAGCGCATGCACTACCAAAGCGCCATCGACGCCGTTGGCTACATCGCCCGCCTTCTCCAGCGCAACGCCACCGGCGAGCTCCCTGAATCCTTCACCTCGTAA
- a CDS encoding RsmE family RNA methyltransferase yields MTRRRWIADERTETTATLTGEQAMHLARVLRAQPGQIFDVVAGGFLHRAEVVSADESAVVFALHEELEAEAALPVHLLMAVFKFHHMEWGIEKATELGAARITPVLARRTEKHLAQAAGKRVDRWRRIVLEAAKQSRRTDVPVVDDPLMLKAALGNVTAVTKLLLAETEQESTLSAGLVDARDVALAIGPEGGWTPEEMALFETSGWKSVTLGPRILRAETAAIAGLAVCASVL; encoded by the coding sequence ATGACACGACGCCGATGGATCGCCGACGAGAGAACAGAGACCACTGCAACGCTGACGGGAGAGCAGGCCATGCATCTGGCCCGGGTGCTGCGTGCGCAGCCGGGACAGATCTTCGATGTGGTTGCGGGAGGTTTTTTGCACCGCGCCGAGGTTGTGTCGGCGGACGAGAGTGCAGTGGTGTTTGCTCTACATGAAGAGCTTGAAGCGGAGGCGGCTCTGCCGGTGCATCTGCTGATGGCTGTGTTCAAGTTCCACCACATGGAGTGGGGGATCGAGAAGGCGACAGAGCTGGGTGCTGCACGCATCACGCCCGTGCTTGCGCGAAGAACGGAGAAGCACCTTGCGCAGGCTGCGGGGAAGCGCGTGGATCGATGGCGGAGAATTGTGCTGGAGGCAGCGAAGCAGTCGCGCAGGACGGATGTGCCGGTGGTGGATGATCCGTTGATGCTGAAGGCTGCGCTCGGTAATGTTACGGCGGTTACGAAGTTGCTGCTTGCGGAGACTGAGCAGGAGAGCACTTTGAGCGCAGGGTTGGTGGATGCGCGCGATGTGGCATTGGCGATTGGACCTGAGGGTGGATGGACTCCGGAGGAGATGGCGTTGTTCGAGACCTCAGGATGGAAGAGTGTGACGCTGGGGCCGAGGATTCTACGGGCGGAGACAGCGGCGATTGCAGGACTGGCGGTTTGTGCGTCTGTGTTGTGA
- a CDS encoding acyl-CoA thioesterase, whose amino-acid sequence MSDAHPSRPVFDSQSERSEIIFPGDTNPLGNLFGGRLMQFIDLVGAMTASRHSRAIPITVSMDHLDFVAPVKVGDILILKASVNRAFNTSMEVGVKAMVEDVHAGTLRHVSSAYLTFVAVDHTGKRVPVPHIVPETEHQHRRFEDAGRRREMRSGEVARKKELRATLTPEWHI is encoded by the coding sequence ATGAGCGACGCGCATCCCTCTCGTCCGGTCTTCGACTCGCAGTCCGAGCGCTCCGAGATCATCTTCCCCGGCGACACCAACCCGCTCGGCAACCTCTTCGGCGGCCGCCTCATGCAGTTCATCGACCTCGTCGGAGCCATGACCGCCAGCCGTCACTCCCGGGCCATCCCCATCACCGTGTCGATGGACCACCTCGACTTCGTCGCCCCCGTCAAGGTCGGCGACATCCTCATTCTTAAAGCCAGCGTCAACCGCGCCTTCAACACTTCGATGGAAGTTGGTGTCAAAGCCATGGTCGAGGATGTCCACGCCGGCACCCTGCGTCACGTATCCTCGGCCTACCTCACCTTCGTCGCCGTCGATCACACCGGTAAGCGCGTCCCCGTCCCCCATATCGTTCCCGAAACCGAGCACCAGCACCGCCGCTTCGAGGACGCAGGCCGCCGCCGCGAGATGCGCTCCGGCGAAGTCGCCAGAAAAAAAGAGCTCCGCGCCACGCTCACACCCGAGTGGCACATCTAA
- a CDS encoding nucleotide exchange factor GrpE has protein sequence MRTETHTEQTEATETPVVELEAGTEASATDTSDIEQLRAERDQLALQLTQSQDRFARLQAEFDNARKREIKERQDSRDHAVQSTVEPFLGVMDNFALALKATGDVNQLRTGVELILKQMDEALRTLQVQPVESVGAQFDPRIHEALGSIETVEHPDHQVLEEIRRGYKLRDKLLRPALVRIATNAAQKSE, from the coding sequence ATGAGAACTGAGACACACACCGAGCAGACTGAAGCAACCGAAACCCCGGTCGTCGAACTCGAAGCCGGTACCGAAGCCAGCGCCACCGACACATCCGATATCGAGCAGCTCCGCGCAGAGCGCGACCAGCTTGCCCTGCAGCTCACTCAGTCGCAGGACCGCTTCGCCCGCCTCCAGGCCGAGTTCGACAACGCCCGTAAGCGCGAGATTAAGGAGCGCCAGGACTCCCGCGACCACGCCGTCCAGTCCACCGTCGAGCCCTTCCTCGGCGTCATGGACAACTTCGCCCTCGCCCTCAAGGCCACCGGCGACGTCAACCAGCTCCGCACCGGTGTCGAGCTCATCCTCAAGCAGATGGACGAAGCCCTCCGCACGCTGCAAGTCCAGCCCGTTGAGTCCGTCGGTGCCCAGTTCGACCCCCGCATCCACGAGGCCCTCGGCAGCATCGAAACAGTGGAGCATCCTGACCACCAGGTCCTCGAGGAGATCCGCCGCGGCTACAAGCTCCGTGACAAACTCCTTCGCCCTGCGCTGGTCCGCATCGCCACCAACGCAGCTCAAAAGAGCGAGTAG